The genomic region AAGATCACGGTCGGGACCCTCGCGCCGCGCGTGCCGTACGGTGTCATCTCGAACCGGCACGGCAAGGGCGCCCTCGTGGGCGAGCTGCCGCGCGGCGAGGGCAACGTCAGCGTGTTCTGCCCTGTCGAGGAGCGGGACGGGCGCCTGGTCGGAACGCTCCCGGTGATCGAGGGCGGACCGCGCGTCGTGCAGTTCCCGCTCGCGCCGTTCCTCGGCACGATGGGCCTGGCCGTGGCGGGCGGCGACCGCCCGCACTCGGTGCCCCCCGGTTCGCACGGCGGCAACATCGACATCAACCTCCTCACCGAGGGCGCGGTGCTCTACCTGCCGGTGCAGGTCGCGGGCGCGCTCGCCTACGTCGGCGATCCGCACTTCGCACAGGGCGACGGCGAGGTCGCGCTGACGGCGCTCGAGGCCTCGCTGCGCGCGACGCTGCGGTTCGAGGTCGTGCCGCGCGAGGCGGCGCTCGCCGCGTTCGGCGACGTGCTCGGACCGCTCGTGCGCACGTCCGATTATCTGGTGCCGACGGGGCTCGACCGCGACCTGAACGAGGCGATGCGCAAGGCCGTGCGCGCCGCGATCGCGCTCATCCGGGCCCGCTGGGGTCTGGACGAGCACCTCGCCTACGCGTACCTGAGCGCGGCGACCGACTTCGACATCTCGCAGGTGGTCGACATCGTGTGCGGCGTCCACGCCCGCATCCGCGAGGCCGACTTCGACGGCGTCGCGCCCGGCGGCCCCGCGGAGACACGAGATCGCGCCGAGACAGGAGATCTCGCGGATGCCGGTGATGCGGCATCCGATCCTCCTGTCGCGGCGATTCCTCCTGCTCCCGGGATGCCGCCGGCCACCGGCACGATCGGGCAGGTGCGCGCATGACCGCCGTCCGAGGCGCCGAGACCGTTCCGGCCGACCTGTACGCGGCGTTCACGGCCTACGAGGCCGCGATCGTCGCCAACGACCTCGACCACCTGGACGCCGCCTTCGCGCCCGGACCCGAGACGATGCGCGGCGACGCCGCGGGCCTGCTCGTGGGCCACGAGGCGATCTCGGCGTTCCGCGGAACGCGCGGGGGCGTGCCCAAGCGCGTCATCGAGCGCGTCGAGTACCGCGAGCTCGGACCGGATGCCGCTCTGCTCGTGTCGATCTCGCGCTACGCCACCGGCGGCACCGGGCTGCAGACGCAGCTGTGGGAGCGCCGCGAGGCCGGTTGGCTCATCACCGCCGCGCACGTGACCCCGCGTGCGCAGGCGCTGGACCGCTCGATCTGGCGCACGGTCGGCGACCCGCTGTTCCAGGGCGCGTGGGAGGGTCCGCTCGAGGGCCTGACGGTGGCCGTCAAGGACCTGTTCGCGATCAAGGGCTACCGCATCGGCGCGGGCAACCCGACGTTCCTCGACAGCGTGAAGGCCGAGACGTACACGTCGCCGGCCGTCAGCGACCTGATGCGCGGCGGCGCGTCGCTGCGGGGCATCGCCCGCACCGACGAGTTCGCGTACTCGATCGCCGGCGACAACGCCCACTACGGCACGCCCCCCAACGGCGCCCTGCCCGGCGCCCTGCCCGGCGGATCGTCCAGCGGTCCCGCGACGGCCGTCGCCACCGGTCAGGCCGAGATCGGCCTCGCGACCGACACCGCCGGCTCGGTGCGCGTGCCCGCGTCTTACCAGGGCCTGTGGGGTCTGCGGACCACGCACGACCTCGTGCCCCGCCAGGGCATGCTGCCGCTCGCACAGTCCTTCGACACGATCGGGTGGCTCACGCGCGACGGCGAGACGCTGCAGCGCGTCGCGGACTGGTGCCTCAGCTACGACGGATCGGACTCGACCGAGTCGGTGTACGGCGAGTCCGGACACGACCTGCCGTGGCGGTTCCTCGTTCCCGACGAGGTCCTCGACGCGGTCGAGCCCGAGACCCGCGCCGCGTTCGAGGCGATGCTGGCGGCCCTCGCCGAGCATCCGTCCGGCCCCGAGATCGGCACCGTC from Microbacter sp. GSS18 harbors:
- a CDS encoding acetamidase/formamidase family protein, which codes for MHATTPILQPGEGERPGDHYLPATPATVMWGRLPCADDAAVLRIAPGETVTIDTVSHEGILEDQGKDPLAYFTGHGVAADAVLADAVEIAATLSRDPQNDGPHVVTGPIHVEGAMPGDLLKITVGTLAPRVPYGVISNRHGKGALVGELPRGEGNVSVFCPVEERDGRLVGTLPVIEGGPRVVQFPLAPFLGTMGLAVAGGDRPHSVPPGSHGGNIDINLLTEGAVLYLPVQVAGALAYVGDPHFAQGDGEVALTALEASLRATLRFEVVPREAALAAFGDVLGPLVRTSDYLVPTGLDRDLNEAMRKAVRAAIALIRARWGLDEHLAYAYLSAATDFDISQVVDIVCGVHARIREADFDGVAPGGPAETRDRAETGDLADAGDAASDPPVAAIPPAPGMPPATGTIGQVRA
- a CDS encoding DUF3225 domain-containing protein — protein: MTAVRGAETVPADLYAAFTAYEAAIVANDLDHLDAAFAPGPETMRGDAAGLLVGHEAISAFRGTRGGVPKRVIERVEYRELGPDAALLVSISRYATGGTGLQTQLWERREAGWLITAAHVTPRAQALDRSIWRTVGDPLFQGAWEGPLEGLTVAVKDLFAIKGYRIGAGNPTFLDSVKAETYTSPAVSDLMRGGASLRGIARTDEFAYSIAGDNAHYGTPPNGALPGALPGGSSSGPATAVATGQAEIGLATDTAGSVRVPASYQGLWGLRTTHDLVPRQGMLPLAQSFDTIGWLTRDGETLQRVADWCLSYDGSDSTESVYGESGHDLPWRFLVPDEVLDAVEPETRAAFEAMLAALAEHPSGPEIGTVSIGALDDWFLPFRTVQGAEAWRNNGPWLREHPGAVGPAVAERFRAAAAVTSADETAAREALAPLAERLHEIVGDAQLLLPTVPGPAPMRTSGGEKVDRVRMATLRMTTPAAVAGIPALSVPLLTVPSQLGPAPVGVCAVSRAGTDIALVRLGRRLARVLSEAASAPEGTPA